The Endozoicomonas montiporae CL-33 genome contains a region encoding:
- a CDS encoding diacylglycerol/lipid kinase family protein, whose translation MACSEYVKSRKPITDRCCGGDGSVHEVVQSLANQPRVVFGVIPTGTGNDIARTLGIESVDHALETLVNGVETPFGAYEISGIDGDSNREITRYAVDELDLGLTTEATRIKNGHDNVSRRNCLLSLWWTPLSRQ comes from the coding sequence ATGGCTTGCAGTGAATACGTCAAATCAAGAAAGCCAATTACTGATCGTTGCTGTGGGGGGGATGGAAGTGTCCATGAAGTGGTGCAATCACTTGCGAATCAGCCCCGAGTAGTGTTCGGTGTTATTCCGACTGGAACGGGTAATGACATAGCCAGAACATTAGGGATTGAAAGTGTTGATCATGCTTTGGAGACATTAGTTAATGGTGTAGAAACTCCTTTTGGTGCGTATGAAATCAGCGGTATTGATGGAGATTCTAATCGAGAGATCACAAGATACGCGGTTGATGAGTTAGATCTTGGATTAACCACTGAGGCGACCCGAATCAAGAACGGGCATGATAATGTTTCACGTAGAAACTGCCTGCTTTCCTTATGGTGGACCCCACTGTCAAGACAGTAA
- a CDS encoding aromatic amino acid transport family protein yields the protein MAHAEVLTSSQTGAQSKAGSKRDTEWMLALFGTAIGAGVLFLPINAGLGGIWPLILMTVIIGPMTFLAHRGLTRLCLSSKNPNADITQTVTEHFGEKAGSLITLGYFASIYPILLIYGIGITNTVSSLMVNQLGMAEPNRAILSLVLVSALVGVMVTGQKTVLKITNTMVYPLIVVLFGTSVYLIPQWNMAQFEASISMGDFLSTVFLTIPVLVFAFNHSPAVSSFASSYRKDLGNDAEAHASRTLKRTTMLLVGFTMFFVYSCVLTLSPAELIAAKEANLPIMSVFAQRTDNAIFGWMAQIVAIVAISSSFFGHYMGTREGLQGMIVNKAKREGKTVNMKTVDMGIIAFIILSVWAVAYMNVSVMGMIEALVAPILAMILFILPVYATKKVPAMRKYDAKINLFTLLMGVIAISGFITAEFFL from the coding sequence ATGGCACACGCAGAAGTATTAACCTCGTCACAAACGGGCGCTCAAAGCAAAGCGGGCAGCAAACGCGACACAGAATGGATGCTGGCGCTGTTCGGCACCGCCATTGGTGCCGGTGTATTGTTCCTGCCCATCAACGCCGGTCTGGGTGGTATCTGGCCACTGATTCTGATGACCGTCATCATTGGTCCAATGACTTTTCTGGCGCATCGCGGCCTGACCCGTCTGTGTCTCTCCTCCAAAAACCCTAACGCTGATATTACCCAGACCGTTACCGAACATTTTGGTGAAAAAGCCGGTTCCCTGATTACCCTGGGCTACTTCGCTTCCATCTACCCGATTCTGCTGATTTACGGCATCGGCATCACCAACACCGTCAGCTCCCTGATGGTGAACCAGCTGGGTATGGCCGAGCCAAACCGCGCCATTCTGAGTCTGGTTCTGGTCTCTGCGCTGGTTGGCGTCATGGTGACCGGTCAGAAAACCGTTCTGAAAATTACCAACACCATGGTTTACCCGCTGATCGTGGTACTGTTCGGTACTTCCGTGTACCTGATTCCTCAGTGGAACATGGCACAGTTTGAAGCGTCCATCTCCATGGGTGACTTCCTGAGCACCGTATTCCTGACCATTCCGGTACTGGTATTCGCGTTCAACCACTCACCTGCCGTGTCCTCCTTTGCTTCCTCTTACCGCAAGGATCTGGGCAATGACGCAGAAGCACACGCCAGTCGTACCCTGAAGCGCACCACCATGCTGCTGGTTGGTTTCACCATGTTCTTTGTTTACAGCTGTGTACTGACTCTGTCTCCGGCCGAGCTGATTGCTGCCAAAGAAGCGAACCTGCCGATCATGTCCGTCTTCGCCCAGCGTACTGATAATGCCATCTTTGGCTGGATGGCCCAGATTGTTGCCATCGTTGCCATCTCTTCTTCCTTCTTCGGTCACTACATGGGTACCCGCGAAGGTCTGCAGGGCATGATCGTCAACAAAGCCAAGCGCGAAGGCAAAACCGTGAACATGAAAACGGTTGATATGGGCATCATCGCCTTCATCATCCTGTCTGTTTGGGCCGTGGCTTACATGAACGTGTCGGTTATGGGCATGATTGAAGCACTGGTTGCTCCGATCCTGGCAATGATCCTGTTTATCCTGCCGGTATACGCCACCAAGAAAGTACCTGCTATGCGCAAGTACGATGCAAAGATCAACCTGTTTACCTTACTGATGGGTGTCATTGCCATCTCTGGCTTCATCACCGCCGAGTTCTTCCTGTAA